A portion of the Thalassotalea sp. LPB0316 genome contains these proteins:
- the ptsN gene encoding PTS IIA-like nitrogen regulatory protein PtsN, with amino-acid sequence MKLQDILTLDCTICAAPASSKKRLFDTICDAAARKLPETSQHDLLQSLTQREQMGSTGIGNGIAIPHGRLINGKHAVAVLITTEQPIAFDAIDNQPVDIFIALFVPEASCQEHLATLQNIAQLFSDKKVVKNIRKCQDNHQLFEIIQEAS; translated from the coding sequence ATGAAGTTGCAAGACATTTTAACGCTGGACTGCACAATTTGTGCAGCGCCAGCAAGCAGTAAAAAACGCCTTTTTGATACTATTTGCGATGCTGCTGCACGTAAACTCCCTGAGACAAGCCAACACGATTTACTTCAAAGTCTTACCCAGCGCGAGCAAATGGGAAGTACAGGCATTGGCAACGGTATCGCCATTCCGCACGGCCGCTTAATCAACGGCAAGCATGCGGTGGCAGTGTTAATAACCACTGAACAGCCAATCGCTTTCGATGCGATAGATAATCAACCCGTTGACATTTTTATTGCCCTTTTCGTGCCTGAAGCTAGCTGCCAAGAGCACCTTGCAACCTTACAAAACATTGCCCAACTATTTAGCGACAAGAAGGTCGTTAAAAATATTAGAAAGTGTCAAGATAACCACCAGTTATTTGAAATTATTCAAGAAGCCTCATAG
- the hpf gene encoding ribosome hibernation promoting factor: MQINLSGHHVEVTDSMREYVNSKFAKLERHFDHINNVHVVLNVEKLQQIAEATLHLNGGEIHASSDDKDMYAAIDSLVDKLDRQVIKHKEKLKKH, translated from the coding sequence ATGCAAATTAATCTTTCTGGTCATCATGTAGAAGTTACCGACTCAATGCGCGAATACGTCAACTCAAAGTTTGCAAAGCTAGAACGACATTTCGATCACATCAACAATGTGCACGTTGTTCTAAATGTAGAGAAATTACAGCAAATCGCGGAAGCGACGCTGCACTTAAATGGCGGTGAGATCCATGCGTCATCAGACGACAAAGATATGTATGCTGCTATCGACTCGCTCGTCGATAAGCTTGACCGTCAAGTCATTAAACACAAAGAAAAGTTGAAAAAACATTAA
- a CDS encoding RNA polymerase factor sigma-54: MRPSLQLRIGQQLTMTPQLQQAIRLLQLSTLDLQQEIQEALESNPLLEVDENATQTNEESQPDKLEEAFMGENQTASSNEGSEDPLPSSDEVNASDGLEKTDIPEELSMDTTWDDNYSASLSGSSAGPLSEDYTYQGETTESIQDHLRWQMELTPFTETDKAIATAIIDAIDDAGYLTVSTEDILESLGDDEVELDEVEAVLKRINMFDPVGVGARSIAECLLIQLNQFDKQTPWLAETKQIISDHIDLLGNRDYRQLMRKTKLKEDQLREVMRLIQSLDPRPGDSVIKSEEQYIIPDVSVEKKNGRWVVELNPDTAPKLSINQQYAAMSRSMKSSEDSQFIRSNLQEAKWFIKSLESRNDTLLKVSNCIVQRQQAFFEYGPEAMKPMVLNDIAEAVDMHESTISRVTTQKYMHTPRGIFELKYFFSSHVSTENGGECSSTAIRALIKKLVSAELPSKPLSDSKMADLLAEQGINVARRTIAKYRESLSIPPSNQRKSLL; encoded by the coding sequence ATGCGTCCATCATTACAACTCCGTATCGGACAACAGCTAACAATGACCCCACAGTTGCAGCAAGCAATCAGGTTGCTACAACTGTCGACATTGGATTTACAACAAGAAATTCAAGAAGCACTGGAAAGCAACCCATTATTGGAAGTTGACGAAAACGCAACCCAAACCAATGAAGAAAGCCAACCAGACAAGCTTGAAGAAGCGTTTATGGGTGAAAACCAAACGGCCTCGTCAAATGAAGGCAGTGAAGATCCTCTGCCTAGTTCCGATGAAGTAAATGCCAGTGATGGGTTGGAAAAAACCGATATTCCCGAAGAGTTATCTATGGATACTACGTGGGACGATAACTATAGTGCGAGTTTATCTGGCTCTAGCGCCGGCCCGCTGTCAGAAGACTACACCTATCAAGGTGAAACGACTGAATCTATTCAAGATCACCTACGCTGGCAAATGGAGTTAACACCGTTTACCGAAACAGATAAAGCCATTGCCACCGCTATTATCGATGCTATTGACGATGCTGGCTATTTAACTGTATCTACCGAAGATATTTTAGAAAGCTTAGGCGATGACGAGGTTGAGCTCGACGAAGTTGAAGCCGTACTCAAACGCATCAATATGTTTGATCCTGTTGGCGTTGGTGCGCGCTCAATTGCCGAGTGTTTATTAATTCAACTCAATCAATTTGACAAACAAACACCTTGGCTAGCAGAAACCAAACAAATTATCTCAGACCACATTGATTTGTTAGGTAACAGAGACTATCGTCAATTAATGCGCAAAACGAAATTGAAAGAAGATCAATTACGCGAAGTGATGAGGTTAATCCAAAGTCTTGATCCGCGCCCAGGCGACAGCGTGATAAAGTCGGAAGAGCAGTACATTATTCCTGACGTATCAGTAGAGAAAAAGAACGGCCGTTGGGTCGTAGAGCTCAATCCAGACACGGCGCCAAAACTGTCGATTAACCAGCAATATGCTGCAATGTCACGGTCAATGAAGTCGTCAGAAGATAGCCAATTTATTCGCTCAAACTTGCAAGAAGCGAAATGGTTTATTAAAAGCTTGGAAAGTCGCAACGATACCTTATTAAAAGTATCGAATTGTATCGTCCAGCGCCAACAAGCGTTTTTTGAGTACGGCCCAGAGGCTATGAAACCTATGGTGCTAAACGATATTGCGGAAGCTGTTGATATGCACGAGTCAACAATATCTCGTGTGACAACACAAAAATATATGCATACACCAAGAGGTATTTTTGAGTTGAAATATTTCTTCTCAAGTCATGTAAGCACCGAAAATGGGGGCGAATGCTCATCGACCGCAATCCGAGCATTAATTAAGAAATTAGTATCTGCTGAGCTACCATCTAAGCCATTAAGCGATAGCAAAATGGCCGACTTGTTAGCTGAGCAAGGTATTAATGTTGCACGACGGACGATAGCTAAATACCGAGAGTCTTTATCTATTCCACCGTCAAATCAAAGAAAAAGTTTATTGTAA
- the lptB gene encoding LPS export ABC transporter ATP-binding protein, with translation MSAGLLKAQGLAKSYKGRQVVKNVGLSVETGQIVGLLGPNGAGKTTSFYMIVGLVVNDKGTIELNGEDLTLAPMHERARKGLGYLPQEASIFRKLSVHDNIMAILQTRKDLSEVERIEKLELLLEEFNIGHIKDNTGMSLSGGERRRVEIARALAADPQFILLDEPFAGVDPISVGDIKKIILHLKQRGIGILITDHNVRETLDVCEKAYIVSHGELIAEGDADQILANQQVRDVYLGEQFTL, from the coding sequence ATGTCAGCAGGTTTATTGAAGGCACAGGGCTTGGCGAAATCCTACAAGGGACGTCAAGTCGTTAAAAATGTTGGGCTCAGTGTTGAAACAGGGCAAATCGTTGGCCTACTCGGCCCAAATGGTGCAGGTAAAACAACGTCATTTTATATGATTGTCGGCTTAGTCGTTAACGACAAAGGCACAATCGAGTTAAATGGTGAAGATTTAACGTTAGCACCAATGCACGAGCGCGCCCGTAAAGGTTTAGGCTACTTGCCGCAAGAAGCCTCTATTTTTAGAAAGTTGTCCGTGCACGACAACATCATGGCTATTTTACAAACACGTAAAGACTTGTCAGAGGTCGAACGTATTGAAAAACTTGAATTATTACTTGAAGAATTCAATATAGGCCATATAAAAGATAATACAGGGATGAGTTTATCTGGTGGTGAACGTCGACGTGTCGAGATTGCTCGCGCTTTGGCTGCTGATCCTCAGTTTATTTTACTCGATGAACCCTTTGCTGGCGTTGACCCAATTTCGGTTGGCGATATTAAAAAGATCATTTTGCACTTAAAACAGCGCGGTATTGGCATCTTAATTACCGACCACAACGTTAGGGAAACCCTTGATGTCTGTGAAAAAGCTTATATTGTCAGCCATGGTGAATTAATCGCCGAAGGTGACGCGGATCAAATTCTTGCTAATCAACAAGTCAGAGATGTGTACCTAGGTGAACAATTCACGCTATAG
- the lptA gene encoding lipopolysaccharide transport periplasmic protein LptA, translating to MYKQFIEKSHHKSLTVAPIALLAMLLCTAPSAFAKKSDLQEEILISADRTAGDLKNRIASYIDDVIITQGSLKIHAELVQVIEDEASDSETYIAKGSPAIFEQLLEDGTPIKLEANEITYEPSINTITISGNAKLSQEGSEVNGDKIIYNTLTEQLEAKSKPKERITTILKPKTKDEVKDN from the coding sequence ATGTACAAACAATTTATCGAAAAATCACACCATAAATCTCTTACTGTTGCGCCAATAGCATTACTCGCTATGCTTTTGTGCACTGCGCCATCAGCGTTTGCCAAAAAATCTGACTTACAAGAAGAGATCTTAATTAGCGCAGATAGAACCGCAGGTGATTTGAAAAACCGGATCGCCAGTTATATCGACGATGTCATCATCACGCAAGGCTCATTAAAAATTCACGCTGAATTAGTGCAAGTCATTGAAGATGAAGCCAGTGACAGTGAAACTTATATCGCAAAAGGCTCACCAGCAATTTTTGAACAACTGCTCGAAGATGGTACGCCAATAAAACTCGAAGCCAATGAAATTACATATGAGCCATCAATTAATACGATAACGATTTCAGGTAACGCCAAGTTGAGCCAAGAAGGCAGCGAAGTCAATGGTGACAAAATCATCTACAACACCTTAACCGAACAACTAGAAGCGAAAAGTAAACCCAAAGAGCGTATCACCACGATATTAAAACCAAAAACAAAAGACGAAGTGAAAGATAACTAA
- the lptC gene encoding LPS export ABC transporter periplasmic protein LptC — translation MTKLTGFALIIFIIAVSVYGVFQWRQDIVPSNEDENVELLPDYVAESLSTNIYSADGKLSHIINAEKMEHYNATNTTHFTEPNYTLYPKNTSSPWKVSAKHGTLNHKNRVRLENRVELVATDKDSLVQQIHGKYLELDLNTNVLSSDHTIVIEGKDFIMYGSGLIVDLNTTQMTLTEHVQTIYRKITP, via the coding sequence ATGACCAAACTCACCGGCTTTGCGCTGATTATTTTTATCATTGCGGTTAGTGTTTACGGCGTTTTTCAATGGCGACAGGATATCGTACCAAGCAATGAAGATGAAAACGTTGAACTTTTACCTGATTATGTTGCCGAATCGTTAAGTACGAACATTTACAGTGCCGACGGCAAACTGTCACACATTATTAATGCCGAGAAAATGGAGCACTACAACGCAACGAATACAACGCATTTTACTGAGCCGAATTATACCTTATACCCAAAAAACACAAGCTCACCGTGGAAAGTGAGTGCTAAACATGGCACATTGAATCACAAAAATCGGGTGAGACTTGAAAATCGCGTTGAGCTAGTCGCGACAGATAAAGATAGTTTGGTGCAACAGATACATGGAAAGTACTTAGAACTTGACTTAAACACCAATGTTTTAAGTTCTGATCATACGATAGTAATCGAGGGCAAAGATTTTATTATGTATGGCTCAGGCTTAATTGTAGATTTAAATACAACACAGATGACATTAACTGAACATGTACAAACAATTTATCGAAAAATCACACCATAA
- the kdsC gene encoding 3-deoxy-manno-octulosonate-8-phosphatase KdsC has product MANTLYGNVDPQVLDKAKQIKLLVCDVDGVFSDGRIYLGNEGEELKAFHTKDGFGVKALIESGVEVAIITGRRSNIVANRMKALNVKYIVQGQEDKLPALNDIIELLTLEPKQVAYIGDDVADIACIEHVGLGVAVNDAHPQAKVKADFITFTPGGFGAVRELCDLIMAQQNTLSQAKGASV; this is encoded by the coding sequence ATGGCAAATACCTTATATGGCAATGTCGACCCACAAGTACTGGATAAAGCTAAACAAATTAAACTATTGGTTTGTGATGTTGATGGTGTGTTTTCAGACGGCCGAATCTATTTAGGTAACGAGGGTGAAGAGCTTAAAGCATTCCACACTAAAGACGGTTTTGGCGTTAAAGCACTCATTGAATCAGGTGTTGAAGTCGCTATTATTACAGGCCGACGCTCGAATATTGTCGCCAATCGCATGAAAGCACTCAATGTAAAATACATTGTGCAAGGCCAAGAAGACAAATTACCTGCGCTCAACGACATTATTGAATTACTTACCCTTGAACCAAAGCAAGTTGCCTATATTGGTGATGATGTAGCTGATATCGCTTGTATTGAGCACGTTGGTCTCGGCGTGGCCGTCAATGACGCGCACCCACAAGCAAAAGTGAAAGCCGATTTTATTACCTTTACGCCTGGTGGTTTTGGTGCAGTGCGTGAACTATGTGACCTTATCATGGCGCAGCAAAATACATTATCGCAAGCCAAAGGCGCGAGTGTATGA
- a CDS encoding KpsF/GutQ family sugar-phosphate isomerase — MKDFKQLAKNVIEIEQRAVAGLHQYIDDNFEQACQLMYHCKGRVIVVGMGKSGHVGGKIAATLASTGTPAFFVHPGEASHGDLGMITSDDVVLCISNSGETAEVLSITPVIKRIGAKLIAMSSNELSTLAKLSDTHICIKVAQEACPLGLAPTSSTTATLVMGDALAVALLNARGFTADDFALSHPGGSLGKRLLLRLADIMHTGERLPVVDESAKIKDALVEMSLKGLGMTAVVDSNQSLTGLFTDGDLRRVLDSKIDIHQDTITSVMTQNPVVADSEMLAAQALKIMQDKKINGLIIVNQDNQVVGAMNMHDLLSAGVI; from the coding sequence ATGAAAGATTTTAAACAGTTAGCAAAGAATGTTATCGAAATCGAACAACGAGCTGTCGCTGGTTTGCACCAATATATCGACGATAATTTCGAGCAAGCCTGCCAACTCATGTATCACTGTAAGGGGCGTGTCATTGTTGTGGGTATGGGTAAATCAGGTCATGTCGGCGGCAAAATCGCGGCAACATTAGCAAGTACTGGCACACCCGCATTCTTTGTTCATCCCGGAGAAGCGAGCCACGGCGACCTAGGTATGATCACAAGTGATGATGTCGTTTTATGTATTTCGAATTCAGGTGAAACCGCAGAAGTTTTGTCAATTACACCAGTGATCAAGCGCATCGGCGCAAAATTGATAGCGATGAGCAGTAACGAGTTATCAACGCTAGCCAAGTTATCAGATACCCATATTTGCATTAAAGTCGCCCAAGAAGCTTGCCCGTTGGGTCTTGCCCCGACCTCAAGTACCACCGCGACTCTCGTCATGGGCGATGCCCTTGCAGTCGCGTTACTCAATGCCCGCGGCTTTACTGCTGACGACTTTGCTTTATCGCACCCAGGAGGAAGCTTAGGCAAACGCTTATTGCTCCGACTTGCCGACATTATGCATACCGGTGAGCGCTTACCTGTGGTTGATGAATCAGCAAAAATCAAAGATGCCTTGGTAGAAATGAGTTTAAAAGGCTTAGGGATGACCGCCGTTGTCGATAGTAACCAAAGCTTAACAGGGCTGTTTACAGACGGCGATTTACGACGTGTACTCGACTCAAAAATCGATATCCACCAAGACACCATCACTTCAGTAATGACCCAAAACCCGGTGGTTGCCGATAGTGAAATGCTCGCCGCTCAAGCATTAAAAATTATGCAAGATAAGAAAATTAATGGTTTAATTATTGTCAATCAAGATAATCAAGTGGTCGGGGCGATGAATATGCACGACTTACTCAGCGCGGGAGTAATTTAA
- a CDS encoding calcium/sodium antiporter, with protein sequence MFVEFLILVVSLVFLVWSADKFVFGASSIARNYGISPMVIGLTIVAMGSSAPEMMVAATASFQGAPNTAIGNAIGSNITNIALVLGVTALLAPLKVSSNTIKKELPLTLAITLLACYVLWDQYFSFTEGLLLLILFFVYIFGLLFITIRRKQQAAGTGEEDPYIAEAEAEVPEAVSKPMSFFWLAVGLVLLPLSAGYLVESATDIAKAFGVSDLVIGLTIIAIGTSLPELAASIASIIKKEDDLALGNIIGSNIFNILAVLSLAGVIAPGNIDAQAATRDAPIMLAITLLLFALCFSRIKGAFRITRLKGAALLACFFGYQALLFM encoded by the coding sequence ATGTTTGTAGAGTTTTTAATCTTAGTTGTCTCGCTCGTGTTCTTAGTATGGAGTGCCGACAAATTTGTTTTTGGTGCTTCATCAATCGCGCGAAATTATGGCATTTCACCTATGGTGATTGGCTTAACGATTGTCGCAATGGGATCATCTGCACCTGAAATGATGGTTGCCGCCACCGCATCATTTCAAGGCGCTCCCAACACCGCCATAGGCAATGCAATAGGCTCAAACATCACTAATATCGCCCTAGTCCTAGGAGTTACTGCGTTACTCGCACCACTTAAGGTTTCTTCAAACACCATCAAAAAAGAGCTACCGCTAACCTTAGCAATTACCCTGCTAGCTTGCTACGTATTATGGGATCAATACTTCAGTTTTACGGAAGGCTTACTATTACTGATTTTATTCTTTGTTTATATATTTGGTTTGCTGTTTATCACCATAAGGCGCAAACAGCAAGCGGCTGGTACAGGGGAAGAAGATCCTTATATTGCTGAAGCAGAAGCTGAAGTCCCAGAAGCCGTAAGCAAACCCATGTCGTTTTTTTGGCTCGCCGTTGGCTTAGTCTTGTTGCCGTTGAGTGCGGGTTACTTAGTTGAATCAGCGACAGATATTGCTAAAGCATTTGGCGTGAGTGATTTAGTCATCGGTTTAACCATTATCGCCATTGGTACCAGTCTGCCTGAGCTAGCCGCTAGCATTGCCAGTATCATCAAAAAAGAAGACGATTTGGCCCTTGGCAATATTATTGGTTCCAACATCTTTAATATCCTTGCAGTGTTATCACTTGCTGGTGTGATTGCGCCGGGTAATATTGATGCGCAAGCTGCCACCCGCGATGCGCCCATCATGCTAGCCATCACATTATTGCTTTTTGCGCTGTGCTTTAGCCGAATCAAAGGGGCGTTTAGGATCACTCGATTGAAAGGTGCCGCCTTGTTAGCGTGCTTTTTTGGCTATCAAGCATTATTATTCATGTAA
- the mlaF gene encoding phospholipid ABC transporter ATP-binding protein MlaF: protein MTDILVDIKNMTFKREERTIYQNINISIPKGKVTAIMGPSGIGKTTLLRLIGGQLKPQAGEILFDGQNIPALNRSKLYDVRKRMSMLFQSGALFSEMNVFDNIAFPIREHTQLSEDIIEKMVLLKLEAVGLRGAKLLKPSELSGGMARRAALARAIALDPELIMYDEPFAGQDPISMGVIVRLIKSLNEALGLTSIVVTHDVAEVMSIADYIYIIAEQKVIGHGTAQEIAEQSSPLVKQFVQGQADGPVPFHFPAQPLRDELIKELQ from the coding sequence ATGACTGATATTTTAGTTGATATTAAAAATATGACGTTCAAAAGGGAAGAGCGCACTATTTACCAGAATATCAATATCTCGATACCCAAGGGCAAAGTGACGGCGATCATGGGGCCTAGTGGGATCGGCAAAACAACCTTATTACGACTTATCGGGGGGCAACTCAAGCCACAAGCTGGCGAGATCCTGTTCGATGGGCAAAATATCCCAGCGCTAAATCGCTCTAAACTTTACGATGTCCGCAAGCGCATGAGCATGTTGTTTCAAAGTGGCGCTCTGTTTTCAGAAATGAACGTGTTTGACAATATAGCGTTTCCAATTAGAGAGCATACCCAGCTCAGTGAAGACATTATTGAAAAAATGGTGTTGCTCAAGCTAGAGGCGGTAGGTTTGCGCGGTGCTAAGTTGTTAAAGCCAAGTGAGTTATCTGGTGGTATGGCAAGGCGAGCTGCGTTAGCAAGAGCGATTGCACTAGATCCTGAATTAATTATGTACGACGAGCCTTTTGCTGGTCAAGATCCCATTTCTATGGGCGTGATTGTTCGGTTGATCAAATCACTAAATGAAGCATTAGGTTTAACGTCAATCGTGGTGACTCACGATGTTGCGGAAGTGATGAGTATTGCCGACTATATTTATATCATTGCTGAGCAAAAAGTGATTGGCCACGGCACAGCACAAGAGATTGCTGAGCAGTCTTCGCCATTAGTGAAGCAATTTGTCCAAGGCCAAGCTGATGGTCCTGTACCATTCCATTTTCCGGCGCAACCATTAAGAGATGAGCTGATAAAGGAATTGCAATAA
- the mlaE gene encoding lipid asymmetry maintenance ABC transporter permease subunit MlaE produces the protein MEMILRLGQSTISLIAGLGRAVMMLMSALLHVPNFKRGYPLLVKQLHAVGSLSLVIIVVSGAFIGMVLALQGYTILVDYGAEASLGPMVALSLLRELGPVVAALLFAGRAGSSLTAEIGLMKATEQLSSMEMMAVDPLRRVIAPRFWAGFIAMPLLAAIFSMVGIIGAHLVGVDWLGVDAGTFWSVMQSQVDFSKDIVNGMIKSIVFAFVVTWIAVYKGYDCEPTSEGISRATTATVVQSSLLVLGLDFVLTALMFAR, from the coding sequence ATGGAGATGATTTTAAGATTAGGACAATCAACTATCTCACTGATTGCAGGGCTAGGGCGTGCTGTTATGATGCTGATGTCGGCGTTGTTACACGTACCTAATTTCAAACGCGGTTACCCGTTATTAGTCAAGCAATTGCACGCTGTCGGCAGTTTATCTTTGGTAATCATTGTTGTTTCAGGTGCCTTTATCGGTATGGTTTTGGCGTTACAGGGGTATACCATTTTGGTTGACTATGGCGCTGAAGCAAGCCTTGGGCCTATGGTCGCGCTGTCGTTATTACGCGAGTTGGGGCCAGTTGTAGCCGCTTTATTATTTGCTGGCCGCGCAGGCTCATCGTTAACTGCTGAGATTGGCCTGATGAAAGCCACAGAGCAATTATCGAGTATGGAAATGATGGCAGTTGACCCGCTGCGCCGTGTTATAGCACCGCGTTTTTGGGCGGGATTTATTGCTATGCCATTACTAGCGGCGATTTTTTCAATGGTCGGGATTATCGGTGCTCACCTCGTGGGGGTCGATTGGCTAGGCGTTGATGCAGGTACGTTTTGGTCAGTGATGCAATCACAGGTCGATTTTAGTAAAGACATCGTCAATGGCATGATCAAAAGTATCGTTTTTGCGTTTGTTGTTACTTGGATTGCCGTCTATAAAGGGTACGATTGTGAACCCACTTCTGAAGGGATTAGCCGAGCGACTACTGCAACAGTTGTTCAGTCATCGTTATTGGTTTTAGGTTTAGATTTTGTGTTAACCGCATTAATGTTTGCGCGTTAG
- the mlaD gene encoding outer membrane lipid asymmetry maintenance protein MlaD, with amino-acid sequence MVSKKVELTVGLFVALGLAAILALSLKVADSGISGNGETYQLYAKFENIGGLKVRSPIKVGGVVIGRVSHIRLDAQDFTPVVTLDIFKEFNNFSEATSVSILTSGLLGEQYLGLQPGFMDESLEILKPGDYIEDTKSALVLEELIGQFLFSQGNGD; translated from the coding sequence ATGGTGTCGAAAAAAGTAGAATTAACTGTTGGATTATTTGTTGCCTTAGGTTTGGCAGCTATTTTAGCGCTATCATTAAAAGTTGCCGATAGCGGTATTTCAGGTAATGGTGAGACGTATCAACTGTATGCCAAATTTGAAAATATTGGTGGATTGAAAGTGCGTTCACCGATAAAAGTAGGTGGCGTAGTGATCGGTCGAGTAAGTCATATACGTTTAGATGCACAAGACTTTACCCCAGTGGTAACGCTCGATATTTTTAAAGAATTTAACAATTTTTCTGAAGCAACGTCGGTCTCTATTTTAACGTCGGGTTTACTTGGTGAGCAATATTTAGGCTTACAGCCCGGTTTTATGGATGAGTCACTTGAAATTTTGAAGCCGGGTGACTACATCGAAGATACAAAGTCGGCGCTTGTTTTAGAAGAGTTGATTGGTCAGTTTTTATTTAGCCAAGGAAATGGTGATTAG
- the mlaC gene encoding phospholipid-binding protein MlaC — translation MNKLIALFTSALLSLQAVASEVSKENPYKMIEEVANITFTRVANTQSEIRANPNLLKNVVREELIPYVDYRYAALKVLGTNLRTIDKDDLNAFIPVFKEYLVTSYGQVFTMYNNQEVRFEPARPLGDEKIIAIQTLVIEPGREPISIAFKVRKNRKTNEWLAFDMIAEGVSLLDSKQAELSSLVRQKGLPYVTQILQEKSEQNISFGKQAELTN, via the coding sequence ATGAATAAATTAATTGCATTATTTACCAGTGCACTATTGAGCTTGCAAGCTGTGGCAAGCGAAGTGAGTAAAGAAAACCCTTATAAAATGATTGAGGAAGTTGCTAATATCACTTTTACCCGTGTAGCAAATACACAAAGTGAAATTCGCGCTAACCCCAACTTGCTTAAGAACGTCGTCCGTGAAGAATTAATTCCTTACGTTGATTATCGCTACGCTGCCCTCAAAGTATTAGGCACTAACTTACGCACGATAGATAAAGATGACTTAAACGCCTTTATTCCGGTATTTAAAGAATACCTAGTTACTTCTTATGGACAGGTATTTACTATGTACAATAATCAGGAAGTGCGGTTTGAGCCAGCGAGACCTTTGGGCGATGAAAAAATTATCGCCATACAGACCTTAGTAATCGAGCCAGGAAGAGAGCCAATTAGTATTGCTTTTAAAGTGAGAAAAAACCGTAAAACGAATGAGTGGTTAGCCTTTGATATGATCGCCGAAGGTGTAAGTTTACTGGACTCAAAACAGGCGGAGCTGAGTTCACTAGTTCGTCAAAAAGGTTTGCCGTATGTTACGCAAATCTTGCAAGAGAAAAGTGAGCAAAATATTTCATTTGGCAAACAAGCTGAGTTAACGAATTAG